Proteins co-encoded in one Geovibrio ferrireducens genomic window:
- a CDS encoding HAD family hydrolase — protein sequence MKVSTVIFDFGGVIAEEGWAKGVRIIAEKCGHEPEGFFELCVQAITDTGFCLGKVDEYGYWEAVKKQVSLPMSITELRNEILPRFVVRPYVIELAEKLGRKYRTAILSDQTHWLDELNERDGFFKSFQHVFNSYHDGNSKQNPAYFTETCNKLNIFPQEAVFIDDNKGNIARALGVGMNAVLYETFEQTADELKKYVEI from the coding sequence ATGAAAGTTTCAACTGTTATTTTCGATTTCGGCGGAGTGATAGCCGAGGAAGGCTGGGCAAAAGGGGTGAGGATAATCGCAGAGAAATGCGGTCACGAGCCTGAGGGATTTTTTGAGCTCTGCGTTCAGGCAATCACCGACACCGGTTTCTGTCTGGGTAAGGTGGATGAATACGGCTACTGGGAAGCAGTGAAAAAACAGGTCAGTCTGCCCATGAGCATCACGGAACTGAGGAATGAGATCCTCCCCAGATTTGTGGTGCGCCCGTATGTGATTGAACTGGCAGAAAAACTCGGCAGGAAATACAGAACGGCAATCCTGAGCGATCAGACCCACTGGCTGGATGAACTGAATGAAAGGGACGGCTTTTTTAAGAGTTTTCAGCATGTTTTCAACTCATACCACGACGGAAACAGCAAGCAGAACCCTGCATATTTTACAGAAACCTGTAATAAGCTGAACATTTTTCCGCAGGAAGCGGTGTTTATTGATGATAATAAGGGAAATATCGCCCGTGCTCTCGGCGTGGGGATGAATGCCGTACTGTATGAAACCTTTGAACAGA
- the mnmA gene encoding tRNA 2-thiouridine(34) synthase MnmA — protein sequence MKEKVMVAMSGGVDSTTCAMLMLEQGYDVTGVTLHLFDGQEQALADAEACAKQLGIKWYAADYRKFFGEDVISYFIRTYKLGKTPNPCCHCNHGAKFNYLYREMKAEACTALISGHYARIVERNGKKLVAKGLDKNKDQSYYLCLMEPYQLDVIRFPLGEMTKDQTRKLALEFGLSVAEKKDSQEVCFLMGGDYRDYLRGKLKDKDIKKGSFILDGKPLKEHDGIVFYTVGQRKGLGIGYHEPLYVSSIDPKSGDVHLGIKEESAKRGVKLKDCIFADADSYIRRAKARLRYRMTEAPCTLEILPDGKAVLLFDEPQLSPAPGQVAAVYDGEVLLGGGFIESVF from the coding sequence ATGAAAGAAAAAGTTATGGTTGCCATGAGCGGCGGCGTGGACAGCACAACCTGCGCCATGCTTATGCTTGAGCAGGGGTATGACGTAACCGGCGTGACCCTGCATTTATTCGACGGACAGGAACAGGCGCTTGCCGATGCGGAAGCCTGCGCAAAGCAGCTCGGCATTAAGTGGTACGCCGCTGATTACCGCAAGTTCTTCGGAGAGGATGTAATATCATACTTCATCCGCACATATAAACTCGGCAAAACCCCCAACCCCTGCTGCCACTGCAACCACGGGGCAAAGTTCAACTACCTTTACAGAGAGATGAAGGCCGAAGCCTGTACTGCGCTTATCTCAGGCCATTATGCCCGTATAGTGGAGCGCAACGGCAAAAAACTTGTGGCAAAGGGGCTGGATAAAAACAAGGATCAGTCCTATTATTTATGTCTGATGGAGCCTTATCAGCTTGATGTAATCCGCTTTCCTCTGGGTGAGATGACAAAGGATCAGACCCGGAAGCTCGCCTTGGAGTTCGGTCTTTCCGTTGCGGAGAAAAAGGACAGTCAGGAAGTCTGCTTCCTCATGGGCGGCGACTACAGGGATTATCTGCGCGGTAAGCTCAAAGACAAGGACATAAAAAAGGGAAGCTTCATACTGGACGGCAAGCCCCTTAAAGAGCATGACGGAATAGTTTTCTACACAGTCGGACAGAGAAAAGGTCTCGGAATAGGTTATCATGAGCCGCTTTATGTGAGCTCCATAGATCCCAAAAGCGGTGATGTGCATCTGGGCATCAAAGAGGAATCGGCCAAACGCGGTGTTAAGCTCAAGGACTGTATCTTTGCCGATGCGGACAGCTATATCCGCAGGGCAAAGGCACGCCTGCGCTACAGGATGACGGAAGCGCCCTGCACTCTGGAGATTCTTCCTGACGGAAAAGCGGTTCTGCTGTTTGATGAACCGCAGCTTTCACCCGCGCCGGGTCAGGTTGCGGCTGTATATGACGGAGAGGTGCTGCTTGGCGGCGGTTTTATTGAATCGGTATTTTAA
- a CDS encoding 7-cyano-7-deazaguanine synthase, with protein sequence MNRYFKQFDKAIVAFSGGADSTAVLMLAAEHLGAENVIAVTMESPHIFWYQVENARKIASCLGVQWISKKLNITDEFLQNKPNRCYVCKKEILKSITETAIEKGIDHILDGTNIEDTKEYRPGMAAVIEYGIVSPLLDNELGKEFVHETIAPLTADGFAFPNDSCVATRISGVITKERLRAVEAAENGLRDEFEGLRMRLFDNPPGVRFKRPKALSAEQIRRLSAALRSSIP encoded by the coding sequence TTGAATCGGTATTTTAAACAGTTTGACAAGGCTATAGTCGCTTTCAGCGGCGGTGCGGACAGCACAGCGGTGCTTATGCTGGCGGCGGAACATCTCGGTGCGGAAAATGTCATCGCGGTGACTATGGAGTCCCCGCACATTTTCTGGTATCAGGTGGAAAATGCCCGAAAAATTGCCTCCTGCCTCGGTGTGCAGTGGATCTCCAAGAAGCTTAATATCACTGACGAGTTTTTGCAGAATAAGCCGAACAGGTGCTATGTCTGTAAAAAAGAGATTCTGAAATCCATAACCGAAACAGCAATAGAAAAAGGCATAGACCACATCCTTGACGGCACAAATATAGAAGATACTAAGGAATACCGCCCCGGCATGGCGGCAGTAATAGAATACGGCATAGTTTCCCCCCTGCTGGACAATGAACTGGGCAAGGAGTTCGTACACGAAACCATAGCGCCGCTCACAGCGGACGGTTTTGCTTTCCCCAATGATTCCTGCGTGGCTACACGGATAAGCGGAGTCATAACAAAAGAGAGGCTGAGAGCCGTTGAAGCGGCCGAGAACGGGCTGAGGGACGAATTTGAAGGGCTGCGCATGCGCCTGTTTGATAACCCGCCCGGAGTGCGGTTTAAGCGTCCCAAGGCGCTTAGCGCTGAGCAGATCCGCAGACTGAGTGCTGCGCTGAGAAGCTCTATCCCCTGA